In Williamwhitmania sp., a genomic segment contains:
- a CDS encoding DNA cytosine methyltransferase, whose protein sequence is MDLTHISLFTGIGGIDLGLEWAGFRTIATCDNRPFPYKLLKKRFPNAIHHTDIYETDFTVYANHATILSGGFPCQPFSIAGLRRGSHDDRYLWPEMRRAYREAQPSWIIAENVPGITSMALKNSFSTVENSAQTIRYYQNILPSIIEQLEADGYSLPSTLDGQPIILSIPAAGVNAPHKRQRIFIIAHKNSNSNANGKLQAAWSEWFNGNAGTAGKVEPSANHNGIDFNLSGFSAEQLSQFETSKIFGDNITINSKIASNNNVQRSKGRCGSSARPPIAKKNRAELQLQADRLCPQWIAANALCTGRKKGEQEYESELPYQNDKAGRAYSNANLSGQEELSASTISGRQGFNTGLPLEAWSSWPTQSPICGGDDGIPNRVDRLESLGNAVVPQIPYIIGSFIREIEELLNE, encoded by the coding sequence ATGGACCTAACCCACATTTCTCTATTTACCGGAATTGGAGGCATAGACCTAGGGCTTGAGTGGGCTGGATTTCGAACCATTGCCACCTGCGATAATAGGCCATTTCCCTATAAGCTGCTTAAAAAACGATTTCCAAACGCAATTCATCACACCGACATTTATGAAACAGACTTCACCGTATATGCAAACCATGCTACAATTCTCAGCGGAGGATTCCCATGCCAACCGTTCAGCATTGCCGGACTCCGGAGAGGCTCGCACGATGACCGCTACCTCTGGCCGGAAATGCGCCGAGCGTATAGGGAAGCCCAACCCAGCTGGATTATTGCTGAAAATGTGCCTGGCATCACCAGCATGGCGCTCAAGAATAGTTTTTCTACAGTGGAAAATAGTGCGCAAACCATCCGTTACTACCAAAACATTCTACCCTCGATCATCGAGCAATTGGAGGCAGATGGCTACTCGCTCCCGTCAACACTTGATGGGCAACCAATCATACTGTCTATTCCAGCTGCAGGTGTCAACGCCCCGCACAAGCGGCAGCGAATCTTCATTATCGCTCATAAAAACTCCAACAGCAACGCTAATGGAAAGCTGCAAGCCGCATGGAGTGAGTGGTTCAACGGGAACGCTGGCACAGCAGGTAAGGTGGAACCTTCTGCCAACCATAACGGCATCGACTTCAACCTTTCAGGATTTAGTGCAGAGCAACTTTCACAGTTCGAAACGTCCAAAATATTCGGAGATAACATTACCATCAATTCAAAAATTGCTTCCAACAATAACGTCCAGCGAAGCAAAGGCCGGTGCGGTTCCAGTGCTCGGCCGCCGATCGCAAAAAAAAACAGGGCAGAACTTCAGCTACAAGCTGATAGATTATGCCCACAGTGGATTGCTGCCAACGCCTTATGCACTGGAAGGAAAAAAGGCGAGCAAGAATATGAATCAGAACTGCCTTACCAGAATGATAAAGCGGGGCGAGCTTATTCCAACGCCAACCTGTCAGGACAAGAAGAACTCAGCGCTTCCACCATCTCAGGTAGACAGGGATTCAATACCGGGCTACCTCTTGAGGCATGGAGCAGCTGGCCTACTCAATCCCCTATTTGTGGAGGAGATGATGGGATTCCCAATAGGGTGGACCGACTTGAGTCTTTAGGCAACGCGGTAGTTCCGCAGATACCATACATTATTGGAAGTTTTATACGAGAAATTGAAGAGTTACTTAACGAATAA
- a CDS encoding helix-turn-helix domain-containing protein encodes METMRYERVANAIIAASGFTQESLTYKNRRRFLVLTRQVVFYALINNKLCTLTEAGEIFEKDHATVSHGKKTIELLLETKYPAELYEYATTLINIANEVINSSVPKVQGQRNLRGFSAQQPPRQHNHNGTMPPMRRRPGYAGANGNPPYPISRMRLQQQGITQ; translated from the coding sequence ATGGAAACAATGAGATACGAAAGAGTAGCCAATGCAATTATTGCAGCATCGGGATTTACTCAGGAATCGTTGACCTATAAGAATAGGCGTAGGTTTCTGGTATTGACCAGGCAGGTAGTTTTTTACGCGCTTATAAATAATAAGCTATGCACCCTTACTGAGGCTGGAGAAATATTTGAGAAGGACCACGCTACCGTATCGCATGGGAAAAAAACGATAGAACTATTGCTCGAGACAAAATATCCCGCTGAACTATACGAATATGCTACAACTCTAATAAACATAGCCAATGAAGTCATTAACAGTAGTGTGCCCAAGGTGCAAGGGCAACGGAACCTTAGAGGTTTTTCAGCACAGCAGCCACCACGGCAGCACAACCACAACGGAACCATGCCCCCTATGCGGAGGCGACCGGGTTATGCTGGAGCAAACGGTAACCCGCCTTATCCGATTAGCCGAATGCGCCTGCAGCAGCAAGGAATCACCCAATAA
- a CDS encoding LuxR C-terminal-related transcriptional regulator codes for MNLPAGLCDNNLEVFMHEGILKASFDGKIQLFDDLPEDIKTIFLDYMLENPTAIKSMHSMGKSDINEMLIQYVSCRFGGFDNNPDLNPETQKLLPEYWDCGHRNACPFEGKICEMVKVGDTYLTKREIMVIQEIALGFPDKNAADKLHISELTFVVHKRNIYAKMGINSKTELVTFAIKNNIVSL; via the coding sequence ATGAACCTACCGGCCGGATTGTGCGATAATAACCTAGAGGTTTTTATGCACGAGGGTATTTTAAAAGCATCGTTCGATGGCAAAATTCAACTTTTCGACGATTTGCCCGAGGATATTAAGACCATCTTTTTAGACTATATGCTCGAAAACCCAACTGCCATTAAGAGCATGCACTCCATGGGAAAATCGGACATTAACGAAATGCTGATTCAGTATGTTTCCTGCCGATTTGGTGGCTTCGACAATAATCCCGACTTAAACCCCGAAACCCAAAAACTTCTTCCTGAATATTGGGATTGCGGCCACCGAAACGCCTGCCCATTTGAGGGTAAGATTTGCGAAATGGTGAAGGTTGGTGATACCTACCTTACCAAAAGGGAGATTATGGTGATACAGGAAATTGCGCTGGGATTTCCCGATAAAAACGCTGCCGACAAGCTCCATATTTCCGAGTTAACCTTCGTGGTTCACAAGCGAAATATCTATGCCAAAATGGGCATAAACTCCAAAACGGAGCTCGTAACCTTTGCCATTAAGAACAACATCGTTTCACTTTAA
- the dnaG gene encoding DNA primase, with protein sequence MIPQDIIDKINDLHIEEVVQKWGVTLKKKGASLEACCPIHGEKTPSFKVHVGKNIFKCFGCQAGGGPVSFVMQVDKVEWIEAIKRIADKFGIPIPFTDSSPEEIKEHDKRESLMVANEVAFRYFQQAYTNSGEAKAYATARWSDDSIKLFGIGWAPDDWNGLKDWATKNGVKLEILKEAGLLAESKGKLYDFFRGRLTIPVYNKYGRIVAFTGRLLQEVDGQPKYLNTPETTIYQKKSILYGIYQARSEIMKAETAFLVEGNPDVIRMHELKQGNTVSAMGTGFTLEHCSELKRMCSTVIMVSETDNAGYKSVMRNGNMLIKEGFDVFVLDLPEEFNTDGSRVKHDADSFFKTTKQLQEYRKEHTYDFIMWMAERLLNNVSVEKKQSAIDDLCHLIASTGSSSKIEYYIHNLSQVFKPKKMWRDRVKAILAETEPKEESKLPKNVNSKEFEKYGFYADHNCLHFSGKFGIQRASNFVIEPLFHVSSINAKRLFKIRNEFGAEEMVEFKQEELIALAKFRLKVEGLGNYIWEGGESELMKYKRFLYEKTDTCYEIVQLGWHKDGFWAWGNGAFTDAFVKVSPLGIFTVKGKNYYLPATSNIFDHEDQLFQFERKFVHVDTGTISFPDYARQLIKVFGDNAKIGICFYLSTLFRDLIFNAVKFFPILNIFGPKGTGKSAMAKSLMAFFVVKNNAPNINNATIPALADVVSQARNACCHLDEYKNSSDIDKIEFLKGLWDGSGRTRMNMDRDKKRETTSVDAGVILTGQEMPTADNALFSRLIFITFTQTTYTVSEANEFDKLMAIDQKGLSHITNSILTHRSKIIEGYMYSWEYVNSEINKIIAGVKVEERVFKNWTVIAATYHCLESYISLPFSSKEIIKLSAEYLMRQSVETVRSNELSTFWNIVAYLVQDGQIFNEADFRIEHLSILKTDKIDVEWSTPKTVLFINHTRIFQLYRKNGKISSDKILPINTLQYYLQNSKEYLGLKKSMAFKVMDQQTRGFSEETVTGDWGETRKAKRLNITTAYAFDYEAIGININYILESENKKITPVEDVKENELAKTELQQGDFPF encoded by the coding sequence ATGATTCCACAAGATATTATTGATAAAATCAACGATCTTCACATTGAAGAGGTAGTGCAAAAGTGGGGCGTTACGCTCAAGAAGAAGGGTGCTAGCCTGGAGGCATGCTGCCCTATTCACGGCGAAAAAACGCCCAGCTTTAAGGTCCACGTTGGCAAAAACATATTCAAGTGCTTTGGATGCCAGGCAGGCGGAGGACCAGTGTCGTTTGTAATGCAGGTAGATAAGGTGGAGTGGATTGAGGCCATTAAGCGTATTGCCGATAAGTTTGGTATACCAATTCCCTTTACCGACTCCTCGCCGGAGGAGATTAAGGAGCACGATAAGCGCGAATCGCTCATGGTGGCCAACGAGGTAGCCTTTCGCTACTTTCAGCAAGCCTACACCAACAGCGGCGAGGCCAAGGCTTACGCCACCGCTCGGTGGAGCGACGATAGCATTAAGCTCTTTGGCATCGGCTGGGCTCCCGACGATTGGAATGGGCTAAAGGATTGGGCTACCAAAAATGGCGTGAAGCTGGAGATACTAAAGGAGGCTGGATTGCTGGCCGAAAGTAAGGGCAAGCTATACGACTTCTTCCGCGGAAGGCTTACCATTCCGGTTTACAACAAGTATGGACGCATTGTAGCATTTACCGGTAGGTTGCTGCAGGAGGTTGACGGTCAGCCCAAATACCTCAATACGCCCGAAACAACCATCTACCAGAAAAAGAGCATCCTTTACGGCATATACCAGGCGCGTAGCGAAATTATGAAGGCAGAAACAGCCTTTCTGGTGGAAGGAAACCCCGACGTAATTCGCATGCACGAACTGAAGCAGGGCAACACTGTTTCGGCAATGGGAACCGGGTTCACGCTGGAGCACTGCAGCGAGCTAAAGCGGATGTGCAGCACCGTTATAATGGTTTCCGAAACCGACAATGCCGGGTATAAGTCGGTAATGCGAAACGGCAACATGCTCATAAAGGAGGGCTTTGATGTGTTTGTGCTCGACCTTCCAGAGGAGTTTAACACCGATGGTTCGCGCGTAAAGCACGATGCCGACTCCTTCTTTAAAACCACCAAGCAGCTGCAGGAATACCGGAAGGAGCACACCTACGACTTTATTATGTGGATGGCCGAAAGGCTGCTGAATAACGTTTCGGTAGAAAAAAAGCAATCGGCCATTGACGATCTTTGCCACCTTATTGCCAGCACCGGGAGCTCCTCCAAAATTGAGTACTACATCCACAACCTTTCGCAGGTATTTAAGCCAAAGAAGATGTGGCGCGATCGCGTTAAGGCCATTCTGGCCGAAACCGAGCCAAAGGAGGAGAGCAAGCTACCCAAAAATGTGAACTCAAAGGAGTTCGAAAAGTATGGCTTCTACGCCGATCACAACTGCCTACACTTCTCCGGCAAGTTTGGGATCCAGCGCGCCTCCAACTTTGTTATTGAACCATTATTCCATGTTTCAAGCATAAATGCCAAAAGACTGTTTAAAATTCGCAATGAGTTTGGAGCAGAAGAAATGGTGGAATTTAAGCAGGAGGAGCTTATTGCCCTTGCTAAATTTAGGCTCAAAGTGGAGGGCCTTGGCAACTACATTTGGGAAGGTGGAGAAAGTGAATTAATGAAGTATAAAAGGTTTCTATACGAGAAAACGGATACCTGCTACGAAATTGTGCAGCTGGGGTGGCATAAAGATGGCTTTTGGGCGTGGGGCAACGGTGCCTTTACCGATGCGTTTGTAAAGGTTTCGCCGCTTGGCATATTTACCGTTAAGGGTAAGAACTACTACCTTCCTGCCACCTCCAACATTTTCGACCATGAAGATCAACTATTTCAGTTTGAGCGAAAGTTTGTGCATGTCGATACGGGAACCATCTCTTTTCCAGATTATGCTAGACAACTCATTAAAGTTTTTGGTGATAATGCAAAAATTGGTATTTGCTTCTATCTCTCCACTCTTTTCAGAGATCTGATTTTTAACGCTGTAAAGTTTTTTCCAATACTTAATATCTTCGGACCGAAAGGAACCGGTAAAAGTGCAATGGCAAAGAGTTTGATGGCATTTTTTGTAGTCAAAAATAATGCTCCAAACATCAACAACGCTACCATTCCTGCGCTGGCCGATGTGGTTAGTCAAGCACGAAATGCTTGCTGCCACCTAGATGAATATAAAAACTCATCGGATATTGATAAAATTGAATTTCTAAAAGGTCTTTGGGATGGTTCTGGCCGTACTCGGATGAATATGGACCGAGATAAGAAGCGCGAAACAACCAGCGTGGATGCGGGAGTAATACTTACTGGTCAAGAAATGCCAACTGCCGACAATGCGCTATTTTCAAGGTTGATATTTATAACGTTTACCCAAACAACCTATACGGTATCGGAGGCTAATGAGTTCGATAAATTAATGGCCATCGATCAAAAAGGGTTAAGCCATATAACAAACTCTATTTTAACTCACCGAAGCAAAATAATAGAAGGATATATGTATTCATGGGAGTATGTTAATTCTGAAATAAATAAGATTATTGCCGGAGTTAAAGTAGAGGAACGTGTTTTTAAAAACTGGACTGTTATTGCAGCTACCTACCACTGCTTAGAAAGTTATATTTCTCTTCCTTTTTCATCAAAGGAAATAATAAAACTTTCGGCAGAATATCTAATGCGCCAGAGTGTAGAGACCGTAAGAAGCAATGAGTTATCAACGTTCTGGAATATTGTAGCCTATTTAGTTCAGGATGGTCAAATTTTCAATGAGGCCGATTTTAGAATAGAACATCTCAGCATTTTAAAAACTGACAAAATAGATGTTGAATGGAGTACTCCAAAAACCGTTCTATTTATAAATCACACCAGAATTTTTCAACTCTATCGCAAAAATGGTAAAATATCGAGCGATAAAATACTCCCAATTAACACCCTTCAGTATTACTTACAAAACAGTAAAGAATATTTGGGTCTTAAAAAGAGTATGGCGTTTAAAGTAATGGACCAGCAAACTCGTGGTTTCTCTGAGGAAACGGTAACAGGAGATTGGGGCGAAACAAGAAAGGCCAAGCGATTAAACATTACTACGGCCTATGCTTTCGATTATGAAGCAATTGGAATTAATATCAACTACATTTTGGAATCGGAGAATAAAAAAATAACTCCGGTAGAAGATGTTAAGGAAAATGAGTTAGCAAAAACAGAGTTGCAACAAGGTGATTTTCCATTCTAG
- a CDS encoding DUF4406 domain-containing protein: protein MTVYIAGPMTGIEQGNLPAFLKAKAFFEGKGFDVIIPHYIAKEKPFLDYGALLAHDIFTIGTRCHIVAMLEGYRDSKGAMAEYVFCRAANKLILHAENGAPIQPEYMVSGKIESGDDDSMDSIVEQCQIRRHGIYPTIREKLSVEGDCAAGDYTPQQ from the coding sequence ATGACCGTTTACATTGCTGGTCCCATGACAGGGATCGAACAGGGCAACCTACCCGCTTTTTTAAAAGCAAAAGCCTTTTTTGAAGGTAAAGGGTTCGACGTTATTATTCCCCACTATATTGCCAAGGAGAAGCCATTCCTTGACTATGGCGCACTCCTCGCCCACGATATTTTTACCATTGGCACCCGATGCCACATTGTAGCCATGCTCGAAGGATACAGGGATAGCAAGGGCGCTATGGCCGAATATGTTTTTTGCAGAGCCGCCAATAAGCTCATTCTCCACGCCGAAAACGGAGCACCCATACAGCCCGAATATATGGTTAGCGGCAAAATTGAGTCCGGAGACGATGATTCAATGGACAGCATTGTTGAACAGTGCCAAATTAGGCGACATGGAATTTACCCAACAATACGCGAGAAACTTTCTGTTGAAGGTGATTGCGCAGCGGGAGATTATACTCCGCAACAATAG
- a CDS encoding site-specific integrase yields MANVTVYIREDYTRKDGTNSLYAKFYIQRQSVKIPMDIYVKPEEWDKEKQRVRGNSKQSRDQNLIISKQVDAINNVFVRFRLQQKTITKEEFFKEYTNPTIYVDFWDFMEREIKSRRGNISENTFRGQMSTVNKLRELVPNLQPKDITEDVINDMQKGLKKIKNGGNTIHKNMVTLKTYISKAIRKKLMEHNPFDVVKLHRHKAERLWLTEEELLNLIDKYNKEWLKPNLHKVLGYFLFSCFTGFRLSDVNAFCLENVVGEFIVLRPVKTKNVNSNIVTIPLTDPIRMLIKKVAPHRVRGSVFETYSDQKTNEYLKDIADMCGIDKALSFHSARHTFATYFLSKTNDVATLQRLLGHASIADTMIYVHISEEKKVAQMHTAFDGITIRNA; encoded by the coding sequence ATGGCGAACGTAACTGTTTATATTCGTGAGGATTACACCCGAAAGGATGGAACTAACTCGCTGTATGCCAAGTTCTACATACAAAGACAGTCGGTAAAAATACCAATGGATATCTATGTTAAGCCCGAAGAGTGGGATAAGGAAAAGCAGCGGGTGAGGGGTAATTCCAAGCAATCGCGCGACCAAAATCTAATTATAAGTAAGCAGGTAGATGCAATAAACAACGTTTTTGTGCGCTTTCGCCTGCAGCAAAAAACAATTACGAAGGAAGAATTCTTTAAGGAATACACCAACCCTACCATTTATGTCGATTTTTGGGATTTTATGGAGCGGGAGATCAAGAGCCGTAGGGGAAATATTTCGGAGAATACTTTTCGCGGCCAAATGTCTACCGTAAATAAGCTGCGCGAGCTGGTGCCGAACCTTCAGCCCAAGGATATTACCGAGGATGTTATAAACGACATGCAGAAAGGGCTCAAAAAAATAAAGAATGGGGGGAATACCATTCATAAGAATATGGTTACCCTAAAAACCTACATTTCCAAGGCTATCCGAAAAAAGTTGATGGAGCACAACCCCTTCGACGTGGTAAAGCTGCACCGGCATAAGGCTGAGCGGCTTTGGTTAACGGAGGAGGAGCTATTGAATCTTATCGACAAGTATAATAAGGAGTGGTTGAAGCCAAATCTGCATAAGGTGCTTGGCTATTTTCTGTTCTCGTGCTTCACGGGGTTCCGCTTGAGCGACGTAAATGCCTTTTGCCTGGAGAATGTTGTGGGGGAGTTTATAGTACTGCGACCTGTTAAAACAAAAAATGTGAACTCTAACATTGTAACTATCCCGCTTACGGATCCTATTCGTATGCTCATAAAGAAGGTGGCTCCACATCGGGTTAGGGGATCGGTATTCGAAACTTACTCCGACCAAAAAACAAACGAATATTTAAAGGATATTGCCGATATGTGCGGTATCGATAAAGCGCTCAGCTTCCACAGCGCAAGGCATACCTTTGCAACCTACTTTCTATCAAAAACAAACGATGTGGCTACGCTGCAGCGCTTGCTTGGCCACGCATCCATTGCCGATACAATGATTTACGTGCACATTTCGGAGGAGAAGAAGGTAGCACAAATGCACACCGCGTTCGATGGCATTACTATTCGTAATGCTTAA